One Microbacterium marinum genomic window carries:
- the fabG gene encoding 3-oxoacyl-ACP reductase FabG yields the protein MSSERVVLVTGGNRGIGRAIAERFVADGYRVAVTARSGEGPEGTLTVRADVTDAAALDAAYTEVEQQLGPIAIVVANAGITKDTLLLRMTEEDFDSVVSTNLGGAFRVVKRAAKGMLRARWGRVILISSVVGLYGSAGQINYSSSKSALVGFARSLTRELGARSITANVVAPGFIETDMTAALPEDTQAEYKKNIPAGRFGDAAEVAAVVAWLASDDAAYISGAVIPVDGGLGMGH from the coding sequence ATGTCCAGTGAACGCGTCGTCCTCGTCACCGGCGGCAACCGCGGCATCGGCCGGGCCATCGCAGAGCGCTTCGTCGCCGACGGCTACCGTGTCGCGGTGACGGCACGATCCGGGGAAGGTCCCGAGGGCACCCTGACGGTGCGGGCGGATGTGACGGATGCCGCGGCTCTCGACGCCGCGTACACCGAGGTTGAGCAGCAGCTCGGCCCCATCGCCATCGTCGTCGCGAACGCGGGCATCACGAAGGACACGCTTCTTCTGCGGATGACGGAGGAGGACTTCGACTCGGTCGTCTCGACCAACCTGGGAGGCGCGTTCCGGGTCGTCAAGCGTGCCGCGAAGGGGATGCTCCGCGCCCGGTGGGGTCGCGTGATCCTCATCTCCTCGGTCGTGGGCCTGTACGGCTCCGCCGGTCAGATCAACTACTCGTCGTCCAAGAGCGCGCTGGTCGGATTCGCACGGTCGCTGACGCGGGAGCTCGGCGCGCGGTCGATCACCGCCAACGTCGTCGCCCCCGGCTTCATCGAGACGGACATGACCGCGGCCCTGCCTGAGGACACCCAGGCGGAGTACAAGAAGAACATCCCCGCCGGACGGTTCGGCGATGCTGCGGAGGTCGCAGCAGTCGTCGCCTGGCTCGCCTCGGACGATGCGGCCTACATCTCCGGCGCGGTCATCCCGGTCGACGGCGGCCTGGGCATGGGGCACTGA